In Vespa velutina chromosome 1, iVesVel2.1, whole genome shotgun sequence, the following proteins share a genomic window:
- the LOC124957556 gene encoding uncharacterized protein LOC124957556 → MQKPLCILSARFPTEADKWDKLQDRLFSMSTTSTLNNIRSKIDPIHSNSESKHLETEPSSERLEVKRLLEKDKLRIAYDKLSLTYGGYRPCVGLGIPLEKKVFPIVHPDLSISRHFIDVQSPKLKNNRLEKILYYLSFLKKYINT, encoded by the exons ATGCAAAAACCATTGTGTATTTTATCAGCACGGTTTCCAACCGAAGCTGACAAATGGGATAAATTGCAAgatcgtttattttctatgagTACTACGTCAACtttgaataatattagatCAAAAATTGATCCTATACATAG TAACTCAGAAAGTAAACATTTAGAAACAGAACCAAGTAGTGAACGATTGGAAGTGAAAAGATTgctagaaaaagataaattgcGTATAGCTTATGATAAGTTATCTCTGACGTATGGTGGTTATAGACCATGCGTAGGTTTAGGTATTCCTTTAGAGAAAAAGGTATTTCCAATTGTTCATCCAGATTTATCTATATCCAGGCACTTCATcg aTGTTCAAAGTcctaaattaaaaaacaatcgtctcgaaaaaattctttattatttatcatttttgaaaaaatatataaacacttaa
- the LOC124957040 gene encoding LOW QUALITY PROTEIN: maestro heat-like repeat-containing protein family member 1 (The sequence of the model RefSeq protein was modified relative to this genomic sequence to represent the inferred CDS: inserted 13 bases in 12 codons; deleted 11 bases in 9 codons; substituted 10 bases at 10 genomic stop codons), translating to MFIYVILIYFIKDNNSIMREEIENSCNSELPAVIGALLDTLDDKSVDVRQSVNGAIKTISEQKSXSCNSCSCIFWELHRKKHMASLLTVMSETCQCHGANLNTDLASSVAELAVNELFGNAEKEAVELLISLSQVHCTQAIGGLLTKLEPGILPYHTVVRTIGMIAERNPCAMISFFKITLLLXIPMLNQTRDEMIKQAFCLTFGKIAEAINDHILLDKDSSPEISKETFKEEICSAFDILTFXWDKTSKDSKSVEAVLSAIVYMIPLLPQEVDCERSXVNTHLLNFCKKLIHVXQAVRYAIIFNSLLFTMIFSSGLKCATENEKEALRSLLEHIHQVLSALVCIIPFEASRDVLLTHYQVLQCYRSLIILYPEEGLERILQQLKSTSVSQKARALVVLKHLINKLPSEDDTTLQTNCTXFTDSLGDSSALQMVGAIVTLAARPYSPTFTIXQRAIFVRYMITHCGVKNDESEAYAEALHXLATTVEGAESWLWPCLIRALLDPACVSSVASILRALAPLAVKIIXNGNSSINQRDFPGTKILGRCLELLEMYRIAYPLXHFLKCAAPLLGHQLMPYWEEKLKEITQFLRDDFSVNIKFIEQRYNLNWEEKMVEFLEESVKLEGEAWSLKLADELALKASTPHVAPLLASLCSSNAQITLLIELARSDVSNEEXARAVGICSKRHLDVVIKLMEEACMAEITRKIPVRLLGLVKDLKAIATAEAAKAGLLRXYAEIAQRGDVQKLYPSLEKNILPWIIRQIMXCKELTTKEXGLLALEQVANAVHPNRFEKSTGLHGKSNGLATFIRNFANISGYRHTTTYQNYRRIPPTIEFRRKRNCTEHNLDKVIGASTEVILLLQSELXQPVIDELGIVCSAIVSDSAHALADLIDRMLPGLQSNSTTERKTTLLVLRTTLRSYYNSLKYTYPGGKLEPGGLWEEFYHGGADSEHSLRPIAIDCVALSLNIGARHRALSLIIIXTRLTXFQKLLLVKIQTLVMMALKYCIXKELIGGDMISLAEGLIEGLLFRGEASFAAVXLCSQHFKIKGSEISISDITLVDSIIAQMRQMEDNSYRRNTAIAIKFLMEHHPEEVIERLLGQTLPLDRGSEECWKALGGSFRLGSRALEFLLTKLENNNLFGGNATVPTAKNAIASFPSLAAIVALRXLLQSPNSKELVDKQYQIYYQYLKYLAGWLHVDAPVCVISTKFGYVPNREGCRINPHTEAYSVLVNVLTVVDSNIASSYLMKWSTIKLRKGVVATVRTMMRCIYTKNNVLSTLTQSLGKMMTSTISAQRAVAATFYSELIGKVNYDVIWLDAIINTLYEAKADSFSFFRKLATIGLARIAYLEPKQVDEYFDXCMDALLDGLEESATGDGGNDVILESLRGLSVLLSVQFGRSVSPRVVLALKPFIEKENWEMRLAAISALSAVACSWQKMVTSPDDDIKNHLLGCLPCLTMRLEDENVTVAKIAQEALHNTARLLQCQPLFDLIHASLGLNIEFNFEKFISNLIHCLQKELPQRAEELRNAVVRGYSRSENSNTRATSALLLGYFGSPRXRDIQRLLQLLRDTESIVRKRAAYALSLCFVL from the exons CGGTAATTGGAGCATTATTAGACACATTAGATGATAAATCAGTAGATGTCAGGCAATCAGTAAATGGAGCAATTAAAACAATATCCGAACAAAAATCCTGAAGTTGTAATTCATGCAGCTGTATATTTTGGGAACTCCATAGAAAG AAACATATGGCTTCTTTACTAACAGTGATGTCTGAAACATGTCAATGTCATGGCGCAAACTTGAATACAGATTTAGCATCGTCAGTTGCAGAACTAGCTGTAAATGAACTCTTTGGCAATGCTGAAAAGGAAGCagtagaattattaatttcattgagtCAAGTACATTGCACACAGGCAATAGGTGGCCTGTTGACTAA atTGGAACCTGGAATACTACCATACCATACAGTAGTTCGTACGATAGGAATGATTGCAGAACGTAATCCATGTGCAATGATATCTTTCTTCAAAATCACATTACTATTATGAATCCCAATGTTAAATCAAACACGTGATGAGATGATTAAACAAGCATTCTGCCTTA cATTTGGAAAGATTGCCGAAGCTATAAATgatcatatatta ttagaCAAAGATTCAAGCCCAGAAATTAgtaaagaaacatttaaagAGGAAATATGTTCTGCATTTGATATATTAACAT AATGGGATAAAACATCTAAAGATAGTAAAAGTGTAGAAGCAGTGTTGTCAGCAATTGTATATATGATACCATTACTACCACAGGAAGTAGATTGTGAAAGATCATAAGTTAACACCCATTTGttgaatttttgtaaaaagttAATACACGTTTAGCAGGCAGTTAGGTATGCAATCATTTTCaactctcttttatttaccATGAT TTTTAGCAGTGGTCTTAAGTGTGCCACAGAAAACGAGAAGGAAGCTCTTCGCTCACTTTTAGAACATATACATCAAGTATTATCTGCATTAGTTTGTATAATTCCATTTGAAGCATCTCGAGATGTACTTCTAACACATTAC CAAGTGTTACAATGTTATAGatcattgattatattatatccagAAGAAGGTTTAGAG agaaTCTTACAACAATTGAAGTCCACATCAGTATCACAAAAGGCACGGGCGTTGGTAGTTCTTAAACATCTCATTAATAAACTTCCATCtgag GATGATACAACTTTACAAACGAATTGCACTTAGTTTACAGACTCATTGGGAGATAGTAGTGCATTGCAAATGGTTGGAGCTATTGTGACACTTGCAGCACGTCCCTACAGTCCCACTTTTACCA CACAAAGAGCAATCTTTGTTCGTTACATg ataacTCATTGTGGTGTAAAAAATGATGAATCAGAGGCATATGCAGAAGCATTAC TACTTGCAACCACTGTAGAGGGTGCAGAATCTTGGTTATGGCCTTGTCTAATACGTGCTTTACTGGATCCAGCTTGTGTGTCATCG GTAGCATCTATATTGCGTGCTTTAGCACCTCTAgcagtaaaaataa ataatggtaattCTTCCATTAATCAACGAGATTTTCCTGGTACAAAAATTCTAGGCAGATGTTTGGAATTGCTGGAGATGTACAGAATCGCCTACCCATTGTAACACTTCCTAAAATGTGCAGCACCTTTACTAGGACACCAACTTATGCCATATTGGGAA GAAAAGTTAAAGGAAATTACACAATTTTTAAGAGATGATTTTTCtgttaatatcaaatttattgaaCAGCGGTac AATCTCAACTGGGAAGAGAAAATGGTAGAATTTTTAGAAGAGAGCGTAAAGTTGGAAGGAGAAGCATGGAGCTTAAAACTCGCAGATGAATTAGCATTAAAAGCTAGTACACCACATGTAGCACCTTTGTTAGCATCACTGTGTAGTAGTAATGCTCAGATAACACTTCTCATTGAACTCGCACGTTCTGATGTATCCAATGAAG TTGCAAGAGCAGTTGGAATTTGTTCTAAACGACATTTGGatgttgtaataaaattaatggaa GAAGCTTGTATGGCAGAAATAACTAGAAAAATTCCTGTAAGATTATTAGGTTTGGTTAAAGATTTAAAAGCTATAGCCACAGCAGAAGCAGCGAAAGCTGGCTTGTTAA TGTATGCTGAGATTGCACAAAGGGGAGATGTACAAAAATTGTATCCAtcattggaaaaaaatatattaccaTGGATTATACGACAGATAA ATTGCAAAGAGTTAACTACTAAAG GTGGATTATTAGCATTAGAACag gTTGCCAATGCTGTTCATCCTAAtagatttgaaaaatcaacTGGATTGCATGGAAAAAGTAATGGACTTGCAACTTTTATTAGGAATTTTGCAAACATCTCAGGATATAGACACACTACAACTTACCAAAA ttatagacGTATACCACCCACAATTGAATtcagaagaaagaggaattgTACTGAGCACAATTTGGACAAAGTTATAGGTGCCAGTACAGag GTAATTCTATTGTTACAGTCAGAATT GCAACCGGTAATAGATGAATTAGGAATTGTATGTAGTGCAATTGTATCCGATTCTGCT CATGCATTAGCTGATCTTATTGACAGAATGTTACCGGGATTGCAATCAAAC TCAACCACTGAAAGAAAAACTACCTTATTAGTATTAAGGACAACTCTTAG ATCATActataattctttaaaatatacttaTCCTGGTGGTAAATTAGAACCAGGAGGCTTATGGGAAGAGTTTTATCATGGTGGTGCAGATTCAGAACATTCGCTTAGACCAATAGCAATAGATTGTGTAgcattatcattaaatattggAGCTCGACATCGCGCTTTATCCCTGATAATAATTTAGACAAGACTTACATAATTCCAGAAATTATTGTTGGTGAAGATCCAAACGCTTGTTATGATGGCATTAAAGTA CTGTAtctgaaaagaattaataggGGGTGACATGATCAGCCTAGCAGAAGGTTTAATAGAAGGTCTGTTATTTCGTGGAGAAGCGAGTTTTGCTGCAGTATAGCTCTGCTCCcaacattttaaaattaagGGATCAGAAATATCTATAAGTGATATTACCTTAGTT gatagtaTTATTGCACAAATGAGACAGATGGAAGATAATAGTTATAGAAGAAATACTGCAATTGCTATTAAATTCCTAATGGAACATCATCCTGAAGAAGTAATCGAACGACTGTTAGGTCAAACCCTGCCATTAGATAGAGGCAGTGAAGAATGTTGGAAGGCACTTGGTGGTAGTTTTAGATTAGGTTCTCGT gCTTTGGAATTCCTTCTGACAAAATTagaaaacaataatttatttggcGGAAATGCTACTGTACCGACTGCTAAAAATGCTATAGCATCTTTTCCATCATTGGCAGCTATTGTAGCTCTAC TATTACTACAATCTCCAAATTCAAAAGAACTGGTTGATAAACAATATCAAATCTATTATCagtatttgaaatatcttgCAGGATGG TTACATGTTGATGCTCCTGTATGTGTTATTAGTACC AAATTCGGTTATGTGCCAAATAGAGAAGGATGTAGGATAAATCCACATACAGAAGCTTATTCTGTATTAGTCAATGTATTAACTGTAGTAGATTCAAATATAGCATCAAGTTACTTAATGAAATGgagtacaata AAGCTGAGGAAAGGTGTAGTGGCAACAGTACGTACAATGAtgagatgtatatatacgaagaaTAATGTATTATCAACTTTGACTCAATCTTTGGGAAAAATGATGACAAGTACGATTTCTGCCCAAAGAGCAGTAGCTGCAACTTTTTATTCTGAATTAATAGGGAAAGTTAATTATGATGTTATATGGCTAGAtgcaattataaatacattatatgaAGCAAAAGCTGATTCATTCTCCTTT TTTCGAAAATTAGCTACTATTGGACTTGCAAGAATTGCCTATTTAGAGCCTAAACag GTTgatgaatattttg aatgtaTGGATGCATTACTTGATGGTTTGGAAGAATCTGCCACTGGAGATGGAGGTAATGATGTGATTTTAGAATCACTACGTGGTCTTTCTGTACTATTATCAGTTCAGTTTGGGCGTTCAGTAAGTCCTCGAGTTGTACTTGCTTTAAAACcatttattgaaaaagaaaattgggaAATGAGATTAGCAGCTATAAGTGCCTTAAGTGCTGTAGCTTGTAGTTGGCAGAAAATGGTTACTTCACCAGatgatgatataaaaaatcacCTTTTGGGTTGCTTACCCTGTCTTACTATGAGACTAGAGGACGAAAATGTTACAGTAGCTAAG ATAGCACAAGAAGCTTTACATAATACAGCAAGATTATTACAGTGTCAAccattatttgatttaatacaTGCTTCCTTAGGCCTaaatatcgaatttaattttgaaaaatttatatcgaatttgaTACATTGTCTACAAAAAGAGCTTCCACAAAGAGCAGAAGAACTCag AAATGCTGTAGTTCGAGGATATTCAAGATCTGAAAATTCAAATACTAGGGCCACATCTGCATTACTTTTAGGATATTTTGGTTCACCAA CCAGAGATATTCAAAGGTTGCTGCAACTCCTACGGGATACAGAAAGTATTGTTAGAAAGCGGGCTGCATATGCACTATCtttatgttttgttttatGA
- the LOC124957104 gene encoding ubiquitin-associated domain-containing protein 1, whose product MMSDVTEALEWLIEHQDDPDDDYEDETTVVCLYAKTDVNEADREAQFRERESKKNIIEALKITGNNQFNACEWLLGERRPSLQDLDIGLDTNESIYHAIISNPQIQLSLNNPKVLLAYLTMLDTPSASSVWINDPEIYPVFNQIFKTYHAEKHAIHMNRSRMN is encoded by the exons ATgat GTCCGATGTAACAGAGGCTTTAGAATGGCTTATAGAACATCAAGATGATCCAGATGATGATTACGAAGATGAAACAACAGTAGTTTGTTTATATGCCAAAACAGATGTCAATGAAGCAG ATAGGGAAGCTCAATTCCGTGAAAGAGAATCTA agaaaaatataatagaagcaTTAAAAATTACTggaaataatcaatttaatgCT TGTGAATGGTTACTTGGTGAACGACGACCTAGTTTACAAGATTTAGATATTGGCCTTGATACAAATGAATCCATTTATCATGCAATTATAAGCAATCCTCAAATACAACTCAGCCTTAATAATCCAAAAGTGCTTCttg CATACTTAACAATGCTAGACACACCTTCAGCATCATCAGTATGGATTAATGATCCTGAAATATATCCTGTattcaatcaaatatttaaaacatatcATGCTGAAAAACATGCCATCCATATGAATCGTTCTAggatgaattaa
- the LOC124957557 gene encoding LOW QUALITY PROTEIN: coiled-coil domain-containing protein 28A (The sequence of the model RefSeq protein was modified relative to this genomic sequence to represent the inferred CDS: inserted 1 base in 1 codon; deleted 1 base in 1 codon) — IIIMVEVSGCGELQQLVQEEECEEPLSRGGEATPPSTPARSQHPSKNETHSSHVSQQVLWESNTQTSPIVSKGSSGQATSQGSMVSGRAINFSNHTANQSRLIYLNEKEKQRPNRPEXSKTHRQQKDMTPCKHHCFLSEVPDVRRMEQALLQLLEDFHSGNLRAFGKDCSMEHMTEIREQQERLARLHFELGQRQEVGSEQSGLRQSSANMRHLLHRLQQLSVCIEKLHSK, encoded by the exons attatcatAATGGTGGAAGTATCAGGTTGTGGTGAATTACAACAATTAgttcaagaagaagaatgtgAGGAACCACTTAGTCGTGGTGGTGAAGCTACACCTCCTTCAACA CCAGCAAGATCACAACATCCAAGTAAAAATGAAACACATAGTTCTCATGTATCG CAACAAGTATTATGGGAAAGCAATACTCAGACTTCTCCTATTGTTAGTAAGGGTAGTTCTGGCCAAGCAACTAGTCAAGGTTCTATGGTTTCTGGTAGAgccattaatttttcaaatcatacTGCCAATCAGTCTCGTTTGATTTatcttaatgaaaaagaaaaacaaagaccTAATCGACCAG CCTCCAAGACTCATCGGCAACAAAAAG atatgacACCATGCAAACATCACTGTTTTTTATCAGAGGTACCTGATGTCAGACGCATGGAACAAGCTTTATTACAACTATTAGAAGATTTTCATAGTGGAAATTTACGAGCTTTTG gTAAAGATTGCAGTATGGAACATATGACAGAGATAAGAGAACAGCAAGAACGTCTAGCCAGACTTCATTTTGAATTGGGTCAGAGACAAGAAGTTGGTAGCGAACAATCTGGCTTAAGACAATCAAGTGCAAATATGAGACATTTACTTCATCGTCTTCAACAACTTAGTGTTTGCATTGAGAAGTTAcatagtaaataa
- the LOC124957555 gene encoding LOW QUALITY PROTEIN: coiled-coil domain-containing protein 25 (The sequence of the model RefSeq protein was modified relative to this genomic sequence to represent the inferred CDS: inserted 2 bases in 2 codons; deleted 2 bases in 2 codons) — translation MVYYFTSEVVQPPVTLFMGGDKYENEDLIKWGWPEDVWFHVDKYSSAHVYLRLHMGQTIDDIPSTVLEDAAQLVKANSIDGNRMNDIDVVYTMWSNLKKTQGMEVGQVGFHXEKDVRKIHVTKRQNIIVNRLNKTKRSEQVNLQAEREQRDKNEREDXEKLLREQKERENAEEKRRQEEAEMRSYNSLFNSSNMTSNTENSGYDSDDFM, via the exons atggtatattattttacaagcgagg TTGTACAACCGCCAGTAACATTATTTATGGGGGGT GATAAATATGAAA aTGAGGATTTGATTAAATGGGGTTGGCCAGAAGATGTTTGGTTTCATGTGGACAAATATTCTTCGGCTCATGTGTATTTACGATTACATATG GGTCAAACAATAGATGATATCCCGAGTACAGTTTTGGAAGATGCCGCA CAATTAGTAAAAGCAAACAGTATTGATGGAAATAGAATGAATGACATTGATGTAGTTTATACAATGTGGTCTAATTTGAAAAAGACTCAGGGAATGGAAGTTGGTCAAGTTGGTTTCC AAGAGAAAGATGTTCGTAAAATCCATGTTACAAAAcgtcaaaatattattgttaatcgaCTTAATAAAACTAAGCGTTCTGAACAAGTAAATTTACAAGCAGAACGAgaacaaagagataaaaatgagagagaag aagaaaagctTTTAAGAGaacagaaggaaagagaaaacgctGAAGAGAAAAGACGTCAAGAAGAAGCTGAAATGAG aaGCTacaattcattatttaattcatcTAATATGACATCAAATACAGAAAATAGTGGCTATGATTCAGATGACTTTATGTGA
- the LOC124957558 gene encoding LOW QUALITY PROTEIN: queuine tRNA-ribosyltransferase catalytic subunit (The sequence of the model RefSeq protein was modified relative to this genomic sequence to represent the inferred CDS: inserted 2 bases in 2 codons; deleted 2 bases in 2 codons; substituted 2 bases at 2 genomic stop codons), with protein sequence MTEEKASPLKFEILAECRTSKARTGKITLIHHXCRIRQFFMPVGTQGTLKGXLPQQLEELNCQIILGNTYHLGNRPGTEILRKAGGLHKFMNWKRALLTDSGGFQMVSLLQLARITEEGVNFKSPIMVMCKNTDCMLTPERSIQIQNTIGADIIMQLDDVVKSTQTGPRVTEAMGRTVRWLDRCLLAHERFDEQSIFPIVQGGLDPKLRSECAHELTKRKVNGYAIGGLSGGESKDTFWKMVHLSTDILPKNKPRYXMGVGFATDLVVCCALGVDMYDCVFPTRTARFGCALVRTGQLNLRQNHIVKDMSQLDESCPCSTCKTYTRAYLHQIVTIETVACHLLTVHNIAFQMNLMKDIRESIKQQKYPEFVQNYMLNVYPDKKYPDGXLIALQTVNITLL encoded by the exons atgaCAGAAGAAAAAGCATCGCCTTTGAAGTTCGAAATTTTAGCAGAATGTAGAACTAGCAAAGCAAGAACTGggaaaataactttaatacaTCATTAGTGTAGAATACGCCAGTTTTTTATGCCAGTAGGAACACag gGTACTCTGAAAG TATTGCCTCAACAACTAGAAGAATTGAATTGTCAAATAATTCTTGGCAATACTTATCACCTTGGGAATAGACCT GGTACCGAAATATTGCGTAAAGCAGGAGGTTTgcataaatttatgaattggAAAAGAGCATTATTAACTGATTCTGGTGGGTTTCAAATGGTA TCATTACTACAACTTGCCAGAATTACAGAAGAAGGAGTGAACTTTAAATCTCCTATAATGGTAATGTGTAAAA ataCTGATTGCATGTTAACTCCTGAACGCTCTATTCAAATTCAGAATACAATTGGTGCTGATATAATAATGCAATTAGATGATGTAGTTAAAAGTACACAAACTGGACCAAGAGTGACAGAAGCTATGGGAAG aACAGTAAGATGGTTAGATAGATGTTTATTGGCACATGAAAGATTTGATGAACAAAGTATATTCCCTATTGTACAAGGTGGATTAGATCCTAAATTAAGATCAGAATGTGCGCATGaattaacgaaaagaaaagtaaatggtTATGCAATTGGAGGATTAAg TGGTGGTGAAAGTAAAGATACGTTTTGGAAAATGGTACATCTTTCTACTGATATTCTTCCAAAAAATAAACCTCGTT TAATGGGTGTTGGTTTTGCTACAGATCTAGTT GTGTGTTGTGCATTAGGTGTTGACATGTATGACTGTGTATTTCCAACAAGAACAGCT AGATTCGGTTGTGCTTTAGTACGTACAGGTCAACTTAATTTAAGACAAAACCATATAGTAAAAGATATGAGCCAATTGGATGAATCTTGTCCATGTAGCACTTGTAAGACATATACACGTGCATATCTTCACCAAATAGTTACAATAGAAACAGTTGCATGTCACTTATTAACAGTTCATAATATAGcatttcaaatgaatttaatgaaagatattaGAGAAAGTATAAAGCAACAAAAATATCCTGAATTTGtacaaaattatatgttaaatGTGTATCCAGATAAAAAATACCCAGATGGATAGTTAATTGCCTTGCAGACagttaatattacattattataa